A stretch of DNA from Sandaracinaceae bacterium:
TGGGGTCCATGGGGGCTCCGCAGGATCCTACCACCCACCCACGAGGGACGGCACGGTACCGTGCTGCGCCGCTACCACGTTCGTCACGTGCGCGGCGCGCAGCATCAGGCGCGACCGATGCGCGAGCCGAGCGCGCGACGAGCCATGCCGTTGATGCGGCGACGGTTCTTGGCCTTGGCCTTGGCGTGGTGACGGGCGCCCTTGCCCTTGCGGAGGCGGCGGGACTTCTTGGAAAGCGGCAAAAACATGGGTGAATCCTGCGTGACACGGCCGCGCGGGGGCGGGCCGAAGCGTTGCGAACACGGTTCGCGAGCCGGGGTCGGCTCAACGGGAGCGCTGTCCTAGCAGGCCCGGGACCCGATGTCACGCCAGCGAACACATCCGCGCTCGACGACCCTGCGCTTTTCCTTCACAACGCCGGGCATGCCCACGGGCCCCAAGCTGCGCGCAGAAGGCGACGCCGAGCCGTTCCACATCGTGTTGGTAGACCCGGAGATCCCCGGGAACACGGGGGCCGCGGCGCGCACGGCAGCGGCCACCAAGAGCGCCCTGCATCTGGTCGGGACGCTCGGGTTCCGCATCGACGAGCAAGCCGTGCGGCGCGCCGGTCTGGACTACTGGCACCTGGTCGACCTGCACCGCCACGACGATCTGACCGCGTTCCAAGCCGTCTGCCCCGGCTCGCGGCTGCACCTCTTCTCATCCTCCGCGACCAAGAGCTACCTCGACGTGGATTTCCGTCCCGGCGACGCACTGGTGTTCGGCAAGGAGTCCACGGGGCTCGACCGCTCCCTGCTCGAGGCGCACCCCGATGCCGTCGTGGGCATCCCCACGCTGGGTGAGGTGCGTAGCCTGAACCTCAGCAACGCGGTCGCCATCGTGGTCTACGAGGCGCTCCGCCAGACCGGCGCGCTGCGGCGGACCTTCGTGTCTGCTGGACCCTCACTCGGCGGCTGAGGGCGCCGCCACCCAGGGCAGCACCTGCACCGGCTGACCGCTGAGCGCGCTCGTGCCGGACACGCGGTCCACCCGCGTCGCGTCGATCACGTCGTTCACGCTGACCCCCGGCTGAACGGCGGCGGTCGTCAGTCGCGTCCCAGCACGACCGTGCCCGAACCCGTGGGGCAGGCTCACCACGCCGGGCATCACGTCCTCGGTCACGCGCAGCGGCACCACGACTTCCCCCACGCTCGAGCGGACCGTCGCCGCGTCTCCGTCGCGCACGCCTACGCGCGCGGCATCCGACGGATGGATCTCGAGGGTGCAGCGCGAGGCCCCCCGCATGAGGCGCGGCGCGTTGTGCATCCACGAGTTGTTGCTCCGCAGCGTGCGACGGCTGATCAGCACGAGCTCCTCCGTGGGGCGGTCTCGCTCGGCTCGCAGTGCTTCCAGTTGCCCCAGCAGCAGCGGCGGAAACAAGTTCAGATCGTGGCGCGCGAAACGGAGGATCTCACCCAATCGCGCGTCCAGGGGCCCCAAGTCCACTGTGGTCCCGGCGGCGCGCAGGGACGCCAGCGACAGCTTGTGGTGCCGCTGCGGGCCCACCCGAAGCAGCACGTCCAGTAGACGCTCGGGCCCCATGCGACGTAGCGTGGCCACGCCGACGGCGAGCACGCGGCGGGGCAGCGACTCACGCCGCAGCGTCTCGAACGCGACACGGAGCAGCACGTCCCAGCCTTCGCGGGTGTCTGCGGGAGGTGGGATGAGCGCGTCGTCGAATGCCGCGTAGTTGCGCACCCCCTGCCCCGCGAAGAGGAACGGATAGTGCGCGCGCTCGAGAGCCACCGGAGTGGGCAGGATGTAGTGCGCGAGCGAGGAGGTCTCGTTCACGAACAGATCCACGCAGACCAGCAGTGGTAGCTGGCGCAGCGCCGCGCTCAAGCGGGTACCGTCTGGGTTGGAGAGCACGGGGTTCCCTGCGTGGACCAGCAGCGCCTCGAGTCGCCCTACCCCCGGCGTCTCGAGCTCCTCGAGCAGCGCCGCCACGGGCAGCTCACCCAGGAACGAGGGCCTCCCCGACACCCTGGAGCGCCCAGGCTGCAGCGCCGCGCCCGTCAGCGCGCTCAAGCGCAGCAAGTCGATGGCCGGTGTCGCGAAGCGGACGCCACCTTCGCGGTCCAAGTTGCCTGTGAGGGCGTTGACGAGATCCAGGAGGATGGTGGTTGTCGTACCGTGTTCTTGGACGCACGTCCCCATGCGACCGTAGCAGATGCCTCGTCGCGCGGCGGCCAGGTCGTCCGCCAACTTGCGGATGGTCTCGGCGGTCAGGCCAACGCGAGTCGCCACGCGTTCCGGCGAGAACTCACGCGCCGCCTGCTCCAGCGCCCCGAAGCCCAGCTCCCGCGAGAACGGCGAGCGCCGGGCCACGCCCGTCTCGAACAGCCGAGCGATCATCGCCAAGAGCAGCAACGCATCGGTCCCCGGGCGCACGAAGTGGTGCTCATCCGCGACGGCGGCCGTCTCGGTGCGGCGCGGGTCCACCACCACGATGCGCCCTCCCCGCTCGCGAATGGCGCGCAGACGGCGGCCGATGTCGGGGGACACCATGCCGCTGCCGTTGGACACCATCGGGTTGGCGCCGACGATCAGGAGGTGTTGGGTGTGGTCGAGGTCGGGGACCGGGACGGCCCCCGGCGCTCCGTAGAGGGTCGCCGAGGCCACGACGCGCGGGAGGTTGTCGAGCGAGGCGGCGCTGAAGTGGTTGCGTCCTCCGAAGGCGCCACGCAAGACGGTGGAGGCGATGGCCGCCCCGTAGTCGTGCGCGGTAGGGTTCCCCAGGTAGGTGCCGACGGCGTCCACCCCCGCGCGGGCACGGATCTCGGCGAGCCGACGCCCGATGTCCGCCAGCGCCTCCTCCCAGCGGACGGGAACGAACGCATTCCCTACCCGCTTGAGCGGTTGGCGCACGCGGTCGGGGTCGTCCATCAAGTCCCCCAGCGCCGCGGCCTTGGGGCAGATGTGACCCCGGGTGAACGGGTCGCGCGTGTCCCCGCGGACGCTCGTCACGCGCCCGTTCGTGAGCTCCACCCGGAGCCCACAGTGGGCGTCGCACAGTGTGCAGACCGCGCGCTGCCCGTCTTGTTTCTCGCTCATTCCGGCGGCTCCTCGCAGATCAGGAAGGCCTCGTCGTCCGCGAGCAAGCGCTCGTCGGCGCGAGGGTTGATGACGAAGTCGTGCCCACCACGGACGATGGCCATCACGGTCCGTCGCAGCTCCAGCATGCCCATGTTGTAGTCGCGGAAGGTCTTCCCGACGTACTCGCTGGCCACGGGCACTCGATAGATCTCGCTCCCGTACTTGTTCGTGAGCAGGTCCTGCAGGAGGTCGCCCACGCCCAGATCCTGCACCGATCGGACCAGCAACGTAGACGCGACGCCCCGCGTGTCGATCACCGCGTCGCAGCCCGCCGCCTCGAGGTGCTCGCGGTTCTCCGGGTCGATCAGCTCGGCGCTCACGCGCACGTTCGGGTTCAGCTTCTTCAACGCGAGGGCCGTGAGCGCGGTCTCGTGGTCGCTCTGTGGGTTGTTGGGGTCGTTCGCGAAGACGATGGCAGCCGCGGCGTGGGCTGCAGACGAACGGGCGAGCGCATCCCGGCTACCGGGTCGACCGCGCACGAAGCGCACCGGCTCTGCGATGGGGGCGCTCTCGAGGTCCGCGACGACGCAGATGCGCATCTCGAGGTAGCGCGGGTCGTGGCGGAAGTCGTCGATGGCCCCGAAGGACTTCTCGTTCCACCCCAGCACCAGCAAGTGGTCTCTCAACATGTAGGTCCGAAGTCCCTTCTGGCCGCGCTCGCGGAAGTCGATCAGCCCCGTCGCGATGGTCGCCGCGAGCGTCCCGAGCACCCCGACGCCGATGATCATCGTCATGACCGCGACCACGCGCCCACCCAGCGTCGTTGGATAGAGGTCACCATAGCCGACGGTGCTGAGGGTCGTCATGCTCCACCACAGCGCGTCCCCAGGGTCGTGGATGGACGGATTGTGGCCGCCCTCGAACTGGTAGAACGCCCCCGCCGCCACCATCCACACCCCGAGCGTGACCCACGACAGATTCGCGATGTCGTCCGTTCGGAACGGCAGCTCGCGACCGCGTAGCACACGCCGTGACAGCGCCAGCACGCGCCCGAGTCGGATCAGACGGATGAGCCGGACCAGACGGGCCGCGCGCAGCGGTCCGACGACGGGCACACAGCCGAGGAGATCGATCCAGTTACGTCGGAAGAAGCGCGCGCGGTAGGGACGTGCCTTGTAGAAGCGATATCCAAAGTCGACGGCGAACAACACGCAGAACCCGAGGTCGATGGAACCGACGAGGCGGCCCTCGGCCGAGGTGGGCTCGAGCTGCATGTCGACGATGATGAGCATCAGCGCGACGACGGTGCTCACCAGCACGAGCCGGTCCCACCAGCGCGGCAGGCGGGGCTCCGTGTGCAGGGGTTGCAAGCGTTGGCTCATGCGGCCGCGAGTATGCCACCGACTTGACCACGACTGTGGGCCCGCGCACCGTGAACCATGATGGAACGTGCCGACGTCGCCCACGCCTGGGCTGCCCTGGGACTGTGCTGCGCGCTCGGCGCTGCCCTGGCCGGGGAGACGTTCGCGACAGCCCAAGAGCCGGAGGACTGGGTCGAGTTCGAGGATGGTCACACCGGCGAGACGGTCCGCGCGCCCGCGCGCGACCAACGTGACGAGGAAGCGCCGTCCGAGCCGGAGGCGGCCCCAGAGCCCCCCGACGACAGCCAGCCCATCGCCACGCCACGCCCCACCGAGTGGATGCCCAACCAGGGCGCCCAGTGTCGACGTCGGCGTAGGCATCGCTTCTGCGATGGCCCGCTGCGTGTCCCGCGCCCCCATGGCGAAGCCGCGGCCCTCGCCGAACGCCTGCGCCTCGGCACACGTGCCGGCCAGTTCGTCCTGGAGCACGCGGCGCGCGGCGAGTGGGTGGCGGCCGTCACCGGCCCAGCCCGGAACACGCTCCGGTGGCCAGTGGACGGCGGGAACCTATGGCGCGGGCTCCAGCCGCGCCGCGGGCGGCACCACGAGCACACGGGGGTGGATATCGGGGCGCGGGAGGGAACCTTCGTGCTGGCCGCGAACGATGGCTTGGTGATCTACGCGCACAACGACATCACGGGATACGGGAACATGGTCACGGTGACGCACGCTGACGGGACCTCCACCATGTATGCTCACCTGCGGGCCGCGTACGTGTTCCCAGGGATGCAGGTCCGGCGCGCGCAGGTGCTGGGCGAGGTGGGAGAGACTGGCATCGCCCATGGAGCCCACCTGCACTTCGAGTGGCGCATCGACGGCGTCCCCGCGAACCCACTGCCGCGCTTCACGCGGGTGCCAGACCGCGCCCAACGGCGAATCGCCCAGCTGGAAGCTGGACGCTGATCTGCGTGCGCGGCCGTGAACCAACGTTTACGGTCGCCAACGATCGCCCACGACCCACGACGTCTTCCTTGGCTGCCATCCCCCGAGAAACACGAGGAATGCAGCTGGCACGCTCGTTGCGTAGAATAGCCCCGAGCCCACCCCCGTCGGCTAGGGTACAAGGAGTCGCCTCGACAATGCGTAGAGCTTCCATCTCAGCACTCATCCCTCTCTTCTTCCTCCTCCAGGGCTGTCCCGTGTGGGGGGGCGGAAACGAATTCGGATGCTCGGACGAGTACGGCTGCCCAGGCGGCTACGTCTGTGACACCGCCGGCCTCTGCCAGATTCCGGAGTGCACAGGGGACGCCGAGTGTGGCTCCCTCGAGCGATGCGTGAACCGCCTGTGCCTGCCGGACACCGACATCTGTCGTACGGACGGCGACTGCGACACTGGCAACTTCTGCGATGATACGGGGCGCTGCACCCCGAGCCCCACGTGCTCGCCGACCAACCCGTGCGTCCGACCCGACTACGTGTGTGACTTTCGTGGCAGCTGCGTGCCCGCGCCGCCCACCGGCCAGTGCTCGTCCAGCGCGCCCTGTCCCGACGACGGCATCTGCGTCGAGGGCACGTGCACGCCACCCGCTTCGGCCTGCGAGTTCGACTTCCAGTGCGGCGCCGGCAAGAGCTGCGTGAACGGCGAGTGTGTCATCATCGGCTGCGGCAGCGATGACGACTGTCCCAACGGCGCCACCTGCACCACGGGCTTCTGTTTGCCGGACACCAACCAGTGCAGTGAGAGCGACGACTGCGACGCAGGCGAACTGTGTGTGGATGGACGCTGCCTCGCTGACTGCCGCACCAACACGGCCGCGTGCAGCGATCTCGAGGTGTGCGGTCCGGACGGCTTCTGCCGGCCCGATGTCGCCCCCTCGGCGTTCTGCTCGGTCGATGGTGACTGCGCCATGGGGTCGGTCTGTCGCAGCGGGGTCTGCCGGACGCCGTGCGCCACCGGGGGCGTCACCACCTGCATGATGTTCGACGTGCAGTTCGACACCTGCGAGGATCGCGGTGACGGCCTCCTCTGCTACGACAGCACCGAGTTCACCGGGTCGAGCTGCCGCGTCGCCGCGGACTGCGCCAACGACAAGAACTGCGTCAACGGCGCCTGCCGCTGACACTCGCTTCGCCGATGACTCGGACGGGCGCACCTCCTCGGAGGGCGCCCGTCTGCGCTGCTGCCCACCTCAACGAGGCGCGACCCAGGCCCGTGGGCTCACGACGGCCTCCAGCGTCTGGTCGAGGTCGTACTTGGGGCTGAAGCCCAGCACCTCTCGGGCGCGGGAATCGTCGACCATGCAGACGTAGCGCAGGTGGTCCAGCTCGGGGGCCGGGAAGCTGGACAGCCGATAGCGGAAGAGACGGTCCAGCATGCCCGTCGCGAGCGGCCCGGGGATGGGAATGGGGGCGGTGCCGAGCTTGCGGAACATGCGGCTGAGTGGCATCTCCCCAGCGCCCCGCAGGTTGAAGATGCCACGGGCGCCGGGTCGGAGCGCGTGCTCCACGGCGCGGACCACGTCCTTCTCGTGGATGGCTTGCATCATCGGGTCGAACCCGAGCACCGTGAGCGGGCGCTCGAGGCGCAGGTAGTTGCTGGCTGCATTGCGGACGCCGCCGAGAATGTGGCAGGGGCGCAGGACGACCGTCTCGGTCTGCGGATGCCGCCAGAAGAACGACTGAGCGAGCATGTCGAGCTCGATCAGGTCGCGGATGGCCCCGAAGCCCTGCGCGCCAAGCAACGGCGCGTCCTCCGCGAGGAACTGCGGGTTGTCCGCGTGGGGACCGTACACGGCCGCGCTCGAGAGCACGACCAGCTTCTCCACCTCGTACTCGACGATGTAGTCCAGGATCTTCTGGAAGGCGACGATGTTCCAGTTGTGCCGCTCGCGCTCGCCCACCCGCGGGTCGTGCAGCACGCCGAGGTGCACCACGGCACGCACGTTCTCCGTGCGGAAGATGTCGCGCGTCTTCTTGCGGCGCACGTCCACCTGGTAGTGGACCACGTCCTTGGGCTTGTCGGGAAAGCGCCGGCGGTCGATGCCGACGACGCGCTCCGTCCGGTGCAGCTCACGCACCAGGAGCTTGCCGAGGCGTCCGCAGATGCCCGTGACGAGCACCGCTCCACGGTCGGTGTCGGTCGGGAGGGTCGCGCCTCCACCAGCGTCCGTCGCCGCGTCGACCTCCTCACCCGAGTCGACAGCCGCGGAGGGGGGGACGCTCACGCGGCGCGCTTTCGGCCGGACGCTCCGTCGACGGCTCGGCTCGCTGTTGGTTTCGTCACCCACGGACCCACCGTATCACGGCCGGGGCTGGACGCGATCCGCCGCGGCTGCGTCAAGCGCGAGTTCGAGCCTGCTCGTCACGATGCGCCCGGCGACGAGCTGCAGGTCGAGGCGGCCGAGCCGCGGTGTGGTGAGCCGCGGATCCATGTACTCCACCGTCGCGTGGACGTCGGTTGTGTCCTCGGTACCGTGGGCCGTGGCCGGTTCGACACGCGCGTCGCGCAGCCGGAAGGCAAGCCAGGGCACCTGGTGGAACACGCTCGTGAAGTAGCCCGCGACCACGTCGCGCCCACGGTGCAACGTAGGACGTCCCGCCGTGTCAGGGCGGTGCGGGTCTTCATGGACGCCGCTCGGCGCGTACAGGTCGGCCAGCGCGAGCGAGTCGCGATCGTGAAACGCCGCTACGAAGTGGCGCAGTGCCTCGGCGGGCTGGAGCGCCTCGTCTGCCGTCGCTGGAAGCGGGTCGTACACGAGGCGCGCCTCCAGGCCATTGCACCACGCGGCGCGACGCACGGAGAGCTCGAGGCGGCTCCCCCGAGCGCGAACCTCACCGAGGACATCCTCTTGTGGCAAGTGCTCGCAGCGGTCCGAGTCGGGAAACGACACACGCGCGTGTTCACGAAACGACCAGTGCGCGCCAGCCGACGGGTCCGTGGTTCGGAGCGCACCGAGACGCACGGTCTGAGCGCATTCGTCCGCCCCGAACGTGCGATCGAAGACGAACATCAGCCCCCCCGGGACCTCGTGCGCCACAAGCGTCTCGGCGAACCCGCGCACGCTCATGTCCAGGACGCCCTCGGTGCAGGTCCCCTCCAGGTACCGAAAGCGCTGCCCGGCGACGTCCCCCGCCTCCACTGGGGAGGTCCCCCGCAACGGGCCCTCAGACGCACGCTCCAGCGTGCCCTCAGCGGGCTCGCTCCCCGGTCCGGTGGCAGCACAGCCAAGCAAGGCGACACACCCGATCCACTGCGCGCAGGACCTCAAAAGAAGACGCCCTCACGCGCCTCGAGCCCACGCTGCAGCATGCTCTCGATGGCCGTGCGCACCGACCAGACCTTCTCCTCGATGACCGCGTCGTCGTCGTCCGGGTCGCCCTCGAAGCGCAGCGGCTCACCGAAGTACAGGTGGTACTTGGTGGGCAGGGGCGCGAGCATGCCGACGAACAGCTGCGGGATGACGGGAAACGCGGGCATCCCGAGCAGCTTGGCCAGCGGCTTGATGTCCCCGAGAGACGGGTACTGCTCTTCGGCGCCGACGACCGCCACAGGCACGATGGGCGTCTGCGTCTCGAGCGCGAGCCGCATGAAGCCGAGCCCGAAGGGGGTCATCTGGTACCGCTTATCGAAGGTCTTACTGATGCCGCGCGCCCCCTCGGGGAACACCACCAGGCTCTCCTCGTTCTCCAGCAACCGACGCGCGTTCGCCGGGCTGCCGACCACTTGACCCACCCGCGGGAACAACACCGAGACGAACGGAAGCTCCGCCGTCCACTTCTCCACCATGCTCCGTGGGAAGCGCGGCGGGTCT
This window harbors:
- a CDS encoding tRNA (cytidine(34)-2'-O)-methyltransferase, which encodes MPTGPKLRAEGDAEPFHIVLVDPEIPGNTGAAARTAAATKSALHLVGTLGFRIDEQAVRRAGLDYWHLVDLHRHDDLTAFQAVCPGSRLHLFSSSATKSYLDVDFRPGDALVFGKESTGLDRSLLEAHPDAVVGIPTLGEVRSLNLSNAVAIVVYEALRQTGALRRTFVSAGPSLGG
- a CDS encoding molybdopterin-dependent oxidoreductase, producing MSEKQDGQRAVCTLCDAHCGLRVELTNGRVTSVRGDTRDPFTRGHICPKAAALGDLMDDPDRVRQPLKRVGNAFVPVRWEEALADIGRRLAEIRARAGVDAVGTYLGNPTAHDYGAAIASTVLRGAFGGRNHFSAASLDNLPRVVASATLYGAPGAVPVPDLDHTQHLLIVGANPMVSNGSGMVSPDIGRRLRAIRERGGRIVVVDPRRTETAAVADEHHFVRPGTDALLLLAMIARLFETGVARRSPFSRELGFGALEQAAREFSPERVATRVGLTAETIRKLADDLAAARRGICYGRMGTCVQEHGTTTTILLDLVNALTGNLDREGGVRFATPAIDLLRLSALTGAALQPGRSRVSGRPSFLGELPVAALLEELETPGVGRLEALLVHAGNPVLSNPDGTRLSAALRQLPLLVCVDLFVNETSSLAHYILPTPVALERAHYPFLFAGQGVRNYAAFDDALIPPPADTREGWDVLLRVAFETLRRESLPRRVLAVGVATLRRMGPERLLDVLLRVGPQRHHKLSLASLRAAGTTVDLGPLDARLGEILRFARHDLNLFPPLLLGQLEALRAERDRPTEELVLISRRTLRSNNSWMHNAPRLMRGASRCTLEIHPSDAARVGVRDGDAATVRSSVGEVVVPLRVTEDVMPGVVSLPHGFGHGRAGTRLTTAAVQPGVSVNDVIDATRVDRVSGTSALSGQPVQVLPWVAAPSAAE
- a CDS encoding ion transporter; this translates as MSQRLQPLHTEPRLPRWWDRLVLVSTVVALMLIIVDMQLEPTSAEGRLVGSIDLGFCVLFAVDFGYRFYKARPYRARFFRRNWIDLLGCVPVVGPLRAARLVRLIRLIRLGRVLALSRRVLRGRELPFRTDDIANLSWVTLGVWMVAAGAFYQFEGGHNPSIHDPGDALWWSMTTLSTVGYGDLYPTTLGGRVVAVMTMIIGVGVLGTLAATIATGLIDFRERGQKGLRTYMLRDHLLVLGWNEKSFGAIDDFRHDPRYLEMRICVVADLESAPIAEPVRFVRGRPGSRDALARSSAAHAAAAIVFANDPNNPQSDHETALTALALKKLNPNVRVSAELIDPENREHLEAAGCDAVIDTRGVASTLLVRSVQDLGVGDLLQDLLTNKYGSEIYRVPVASEYVGKTFRDYNMGMLELRRTVMAIVRGGHDFVINPRADERLLADDEAFLICEEPPE
- a CDS encoding M23 family metallopeptidase → MMERADVAHAWAALGLCCALGAALAGETFATAQEPEDWVEFEDGHTGETVRAPARDQRDEEAPSEPEAAPEPPDDSQPIATPRPTEWMPNQGAQCRRRRRHRFCDGPLRVPRPHGEAAALAERLRLGTRAGQFVLEHAARGEWVAAVTGPARNTLRWPVDGGNLWRGLQPRRGRHHEHTGVDIGAREGTFVLAANDGLVIYAHNDITGYGNMVTVTHADGTSTMYAHLRAAYVFPGMQVRRAQVLGEVGETGIAHGAHLHFEWRIDGVPANPLPRFTRVPDRAQRRIAQLEAGR
- a CDS encoding SDR family oxidoreductase; the encoded protein is MLVTGICGRLGKLLVRELHRTERVVGIDRRRFPDKPKDVVHYQVDVRRKKTRDIFRTENVRAVVHLGVLHDPRVGERERHNWNIVAFQKILDYIVEYEVEKLVVLSSAAVYGPHADNPQFLAEDAPLLGAQGFGAIRDLIELDMLAQSFFWRHPQTETVVLRPCHILGGVRNAASNYLRLERPLTVLGFDPMMQAIHEKDVVRAVEHALRPGARGIFNLRGAGEMPLSRMFRKLGTAPIPIPGPLATGMLDRLFRYRLSSFPAPELDHLRYVCMVDDSRAREVLGFSPKYDLDQTLEAVVSPRAWVAPR
- a CDS encoding nuclear transport factor 2 family protein codes for the protein MRGTSPVEAGDVAGQRFRYLEGTCTEGVLDMSVRGFAETLVAHEVPGGLMFVFDRTFGADECAQTVRLGALRTTDPSAGAHWSFREHARVSFPDSDRCEHLPQEDVLGEVRARGSRLELSVRRAAWCNGLEARLVYDPLPATADEALQPAEALRHFVAAFHDRDSLALADLYAPSGVHEDPHRPDTAGRPTLHRGRDVVAGYFTSVFHQVPWLAFRLRDARVEPATAHGTEDTTDVHATVEYMDPRLTTPRLGRLDLQLVAGRIVTSRLELALDAAAADRVQPRP
- a CDS encoding acyltransferase family protein, whose translation is MAKTDQEASAPPPLAGARGRLHSSSSRGEEATDASPLPLRGESSPRFSRVVGDRVVRFAEDVLGEDIDAKIARIRTHHNETGHDPFGFDPDTTRYVLAGAALLHRYYFRTEVHGVENVPGDGRLLVIANHSGQVPLDGVMIATALMMDADPPRFPRSMVEKWTAELPFVSVLFPRVGQVVGSPANARRLLENEESLVVFPEGARGISKTFDKRYQMTPFGLGFMRLALETQTPIVPVAVVGAEEQYPSLGDIKPLAKLLGMPAFPVIPQLFVGMLAPLPTKYHLYFGEPLRFEGDPDDDDAVIEEKVWSVRTAIESMLQRGLEAREGVFF